The Ostrea edulis chromosome 1, xbOstEdul1.1, whole genome shotgun sequence genomic sequence CTCCAAACAGCTTCCTTTAgatctattttcaaatgaaacaaTTAACAAGATGGTTGTTAGAATGACAAAGACAAACATGTTGAAATGATGTAAACATTCATAATATTCGCCATTtaattgttttaacaaataaaatatcGATAACCTTATCCTTAAATGACGTTGAAGTTTTATCGAAAACATCTTGTAACTCCTAGTCTTTTTTTAACCTAATGTGTTATAAGTAAAGTAAAATCCTGCTTTATGGTGCGAACCTAATGCCATTATAAAAGTTTTGTCGATGAAGCAATCTTGTTAACACGGTAAGGAAATAATAGCTAACTACAAAAACAGCCTTAAAACTTGTGTCAACATCGATGCGTTTCCTCAGACATGGTTTTAACAATTTCCACTGAAGACCGTTTTCCGTCCAAAAGTCACCATGACACATCAGTTGGCAATAACACTATATAGGTGGCGCTAGTCCAATCTAAACTTGCTTTATTGCGTTGTCCAACGGTAACAAGACAGTTATGGCAACTGTTAGCGAAACAGAAAAGAAATGGAAGGTAAAAAAAGACGCTTCATTGAAATTCCAAAATGTTCCACGTCAGAGGATCGTTAATGAACTCGTTCGATAGtatagttttgtttttctaCATCCACCGCCATCAAAACATAATCTATATagaaagaattttattttttgataaaattagTGATTAAAAATTTTGCTTGTGACGTTATTTTATAGTTTCTTGTTTAAAGTTTCACAATTTCGTGATAATTGGTTGTTTTCAGGTTCACAATTCCGTGATAATTGGTTGTTTTCAGGTTTGTCTTCTGTTGCCTGTTCTGTTTGCGTTGGTTCACCACGCTTGTGGCATGATACACAACATGGCGATTCCACAGGGACTGGACGACTGTTTTACCAGATACGCACAAAAAACCAGCATCACACATACTGTCGGTCAGTCAATCAACTGGATATGTGTACATCAGTATATGTGGCAACAAAACGGAATGCACAAATGGTTCAATTATAATGTCACGTCTCATGCAAACGTTTGGTACAGTCGTCTGCTTGTGTTTCCAAACAGGAGAAGATTGACAAACACAGGACCGGTGAAAGTGAGAAAGGAGATTCGAATGATGTCAGATTTGGAGAGACATAAGTTTTTTAGGGCTATCCAGATGCTGAAAGCAGATAAGGTTTGGAGTCTCCAAATAATAAACTGATACATATTTAGAGTAACACTATTTCATAATAAGGCAACCTTAACATGTCGATAAAGATCAATACATGAATCAACTATATACTAATGTCAAttagtatttacatttccagtatTGTTGCCtttgatatataaacatattgtaattatagccatttcctcatgaatcaTCAGGATTTGTGAACactgcgcgtatgaatcttgccaaatatagtacatctattttaacgactgagaaatcttacaaaaaatgaaaagaatgtagacataagaaattaatttcatctttcaaaatacatgaaggtatgaagTGCAACACTTCTGTTTCTTGGATGTATCGTAAAATAACTGAAACGATTTCTTTTAGACCATTTTCCCAAATAAATATGACGCACTGGCTGCTTTGCATCAAGGTATCACCGAAACTGCGGCCCATGGAGGACCCAATTTTCTTGGATGGCATCGAGTTTTCTTGATAATGTAATTATACTGAATATTCTTGAACTTGAgttgtttacaaatatgaattGTGAATACAATACCATCTTATATATATGAGCTACATGTAAAATTCTGATTATCTTTAATAGGTTTGAGAACGCTATACGAGAGAAGATTCCGGATGCGACTCTTCCATTCTGGGACTCTACGCTTGACGAGCCAATGGCAAACCCTGTTGCATCAGTAATTTGGAGTGACCGCTTCCTTGGTAATGGCAATGGAATAGTAAATACTGGCCCCTTTGCTGATTGGTCAACTCCTGCAGGTCCTTTAGTTAGAAACATAGCAAACACAGGACAACTGTTCCGCCGAAGTGTTATCCAAAATATCCTTTCACGAAAAAGATTAGGTGAAATAACAGAACCTCATGCATTTACCCCGTTCAATCTAGAATTTCATCACGGTGAGGTACATATGTGGATTGACGGACAAATGGGAGAACTCACTACTGCTGCAATGGACCCTGTCTTCTTCCTCCATCACGCTTACATAGATTACGTTTGGGAAAAATTTAGAGCACAGCAGAGAAGAAACAACATCGACCCAGCTCGTGACTATCCCTCAATTGTTAACCACACTCTGCATTTACCGACGGCCATGTTGGGACTCGGTAATTTTAGAAACATCGACAGTTTCAGTGAATATATTATTAATGGAATATACAGGTACGATGATTCTCCATCATGTACAGCTTTTAATCGTAATTGTGGGTCACcatattttaattgtatgaaCATAAAGACCGAATGGGTATGTGTATCTGTTGATCAGGCTCGCATGCCACCTATGCAACAGAATGTAATGGTGGACAATAATATGCGTATGCAACAGCAACAACACATGAACTTCCAACAACAAATGGCAAGGTTTAGTAAGCTTCGTATCCCAAATATGAACATCAATGTGCATAGAGTTGGACCAAACAGTATGCCAAATTCCCGGCCAGCAGTAGTACCTCGTATGGGACATAACATGCTCATGTCTGTTAGGAAGGACAGGGCAAATCCAATGGGGTTCGAAGTCTTCCAAGTCCCATCCCCAACTCGGGCTGGGCCAACTTCTTTCCAAGGCATGAATGTAGGCATACCTAGAATACGTGGAACAGGACCAGATGTTAACAGAATGATACAAGGAATGATCaacaataaaattcaaaattccaTGCTACCACCAAATCCTTCCCCATCCACTTCCTCCCAAGAAACCTGTCCAGTAATCCCTGTAAATCGACCTTATCAGAACACATTTAACATAAACGGTGTTAGCGACATGCGTCAATGGGTGTACCTCCCAGTGGATGTAGTGTATAAACGTCCTCCAGAATACAAAAGATATAACGCCTTTCCTGTTATCAATGGACGGCCTTTGAGACAGACTGACATCTATGAGCCCGACGCATACGCTACTTTAAAAGTACCCCTCGATACAGGCAGACCGGCTTCGTATTCATCGTGTAACACAGGTCAGTTTGGAGCTGGTGCTGTTTTTATTCAGTCTAATGGTATCAACTATGTTGGAAATTACAAGGAATACGCCATTGTCGACCACAGATTGGCTATTTCTAGTTCAACTGCATTCGTTGCGATCAAAAACCCCGGGTATGGAGCAACAGACGTCATGCTTTCCGCCTACGACTCGTGTGGTAGAATCTGTCGACCATATTGTAAAATTCCCAATTCGCAACTTGACGAATCGCAACCCTGTTCCGGTATGTTACGCGTAACTTCCGGTTATCCACGACTGTACGCAAAAGACTATGGAGAAGCTGTGTCAAACACCTGGAACCTTGGTCAGAGTTGTCCTCGGAAAATGAGCAGACAAGTATACATGACCTTTTACTGCGACTACGAGGAGAGCTGGCCGATGCCTGGGGTGGTCCCTGTAGTTCCACCGACCCCGCCACCTATGCCTGTTTTACTGATACCTAGCGCACCACCGTCTTCTTCTGATGCAAGTAAGTATACTACCTCCTGACATTATTAATACAGCCTGACGCGGGTACCCTCCTGATATTATTAATACAGACTGGAGCGGACACTCTCCTGACATTATTAATGCAGACTGGAGCGGACACTCTCCTGACATTATTAATGCAGACTGACGCGGGTACTCTCCTGACATTATTAATACAGACTGGAGCGGACACTCTCCTGACATTATTAATGCAGAATAGAGCGGGTCGACTACAAGTGTACAAGTTTGACAACTTGATATGAATAAATCTCTTCTATCGTCTAGCTCAAATAATCTGACAATGATACGGAAAGAATATTCTAATGGAACTTGACCAATTAACCACATTAAGAAATTAGATATAAGTTGCTTGCATCATTAGCATTTACAAACCAGTAAACTTGTTGCACTTGGCACATAAATATCTTAAGTGCGACGCACTTTGATAGAATCTATTGTAGCTTAGTaaatattcaaaaaatatttttctacaGCTTGTGATATAGGCGATGGTTGTGTTTTACCCGGCGAATGTACTGTCTGCGTTGGTACTGTGCAAAAGTGCCAAAACAGTTGCGACCAGTACGCGGTCTGTATGTATGGACAATACATACCAGATAAATGTGCGGCAGGGACGATCTACAACGCCGCCACGCACGTGTGTGTCCCAGGCTCATGCTCAGAAGAGGCGGATCCTACAGCGACTGCAATTGATCTATAAATCTATCACCCACATGTGTACCGCAGTCAGTTTATACTACTATGTAAAATTTCTGAATTGTATGTTGGTTAGCCTATTAAATATTTGTGTAAAATGGACTTCTACATTGATGTTCTTTCACTAATGTTTGACAACATgttgaatataaaaatatgcGTCCAATTAAATTATTATTCTTAATCTATATAAGTAATATGTTCTTGTAAAAGTACATCACACGTGTCAAAATATCAGTGCTTTAATGAATGGACTCACAATTAGTCCATTGATAAAATTGCGTACAGGGATTCCCCCTTCAAATCATCACGTGCACAACAATTCTACACGCTCTGTAATAAGCACCCCAAAGAAGCTATCCTATTCACCTTTTCAAATATTATGAAGTCTCTTTACTCagaggaatacatgtatgtaatttacAAGGTTCTACCACTCCTCCACTTTTCTTGGAGCAAACGTGTGATTTGCGTTGGATTGCAAAAGGTTGTGACGTTTAAATTTCATACTTTCGGATATAAAATACTTATTTCAAAAACTTCAGACTAGTACCCTTTCTTATTTTCAGTCTTGGATTCATTACATGATCATAAGAAGGTCTTCAAAGTATAGTGGTTTGAAAACGGCAACCTGAAGAACGGTGGGACAAGAAGGGTACTACGTATGCAATATAGGCAAATTCATAGTCAGCTACAATTATCAATATAGATTTTAAGTAAAAGTTATTATTGAGCCTATTAAAAGGAAAACAAactacaaacaaaaaaacaacagccaaaatggaaaagaaaagaaaaaatataacaaaaacacACCTAAAAATCATTCCGTTTACTTTCAATGGCGTATGATGTTCTTTAATTCCCCATCCTTTATTTATCTGTAAATGTTATTGTTTAAAAGTATCAGACTTAAAATAAGGTAGgtctgaaataaaataaattgtctTCATCCTATGCAAATTTGACCTTTAGGACAGTAGATAAAATGATAATTTCTTTCTTCTACTCCGGGCGTTTTCCTTGGTGTGTGGAAAAGAGGAAACAATTTCTTTCATCCAATAAATTATAATTACTATCAACTGtgaacatatagcttgaaataTAAACAACAGTTAAGACATTAATATGATGCAATTGAATAGAGGTTTTATTCCGAAATCCAACTATGAAACATGTCttccatttatttttttaaaaccaccGAACATGAATCTTGCGTAATTGGGCAAAATAAATGAAAGCATTATCCATCACACTTTTAACAGCAGTGGGAACTAGGAAGCCCCACACATCGTCTAATAGTTGCTAATAATGATAATCGTCATTACTAGCGTGTATCAACTTTAGGATGAATCTGTATACAGCCCTTAAACAGACTTTCTCCAAAGCTAGACAAGTGATATCCTTTGGTGTGCTAAACATTTAGTTCATTTGACACTTTGGACAATCTCAAAGAAGTGTTCAAACTTCTTACAAAATGTAATTAAAGTAAATAAGATGTTTGCTCCGACAACAGGAATCTGTCGACTGGAATACCTGATCAAAAGTGATACAAATGTAGACAGTATGTGAAGAGCCTTGTTAAGGTGAATTTTCCTTTTATTATCATCACGCAATCCTCATAACACGAAAGGAAACGTGCTGTACAAAAATTCCTTAGTCACGTTCGTTGATGCTTAGTTGAAAGGTCCTCTACCTAAATTCTGTAGCCTTTTTACTTACCTGTGGATGACTATAACCTTAAAGACGTGAATATAACCAAATAGCATtattgagagagagaaatatCATGCGAAGGCTTATGAAAAGACACACATCCAAGTTAGTTCCATATTAAGAACGGCCTCTGTAGGTAACAACTCGCGATCTCTGTCGGTAACAACACGCGATATCTATCGGTAACAACTTGTGATTTCTGATGGTAGCAACTCGCGATCTCTGTCAGCAACAACTCACGATATCTGTCGGTAACAACTCGCGACCTCTGCTGGTAACAACTAGTGATATCTGTAGGTGACTAATCGAGATTTCTGATGGTAGCAACTCGTTATCTCTGTCGGCAACAACTCGCGACTTCTCTCGGTAACAACTCGCGATATCTGTGGACCACAACCCGCGAACTCTGTCGGTAACAACTCAATATATCTGTAGGTAAGAACTCGTGACCTCTGTCGGCAACAATTCGCAGTATCTGTCGGTAGCAACTCGCGACCTCTGTCGGTAAAAACTTGCGACCTCCTGCGTACGAAGCAAACGTTgtatcactgagctaccgcgaccagggTTGAAATATTAGTCATTCAAATCACTCTGACGGGACATTTCCGCCTCGGTTTTCATCTGGAGAATTTTATCTTCAACAAGAGTCCCATAGACTTGAAATTCACACAGCATACTACAGATAATAAATCTGAGGTGGTGTGAGTACAAGGTGTCAGTGTGCTACTTAAAAACTGAGAAATGGTTGTACTTATGTTAAAacttgagattttttttcttctgatttCGGACTTAACCAACCTTTGTCTCAATTATAAGTATCGTTACATAGTAtctgagaaatgctgacttcaaacgagactatAGAAagtcctgtaacatcaactttgttaatagcttgtctcgatttgaaaattgatcatactCAGAACATTTTcccgcgtatcgaatcagctgagaaacataaacaccatatgtaagTGATAATAGAAATATACAACATGGGGAAGATGATGATGGAAaaactgaagtcatcccgtttgtcataaagttgaattgtaaCAAATTCAGTATAGTCCTCCATACTCTAAACAACCATGCACATaggtttgttttgtagatttACATATGTAAAGAAACTGCGATCTTTAAACAATTAACATATTTTCACTGATTAATCCGTATGGTCCACCCTGAAACCCGCCACTCTGAACTAGGGGCTACTGATTTCACAAGACATTGATATCGATAAAGTTTGTTTCTTAGATGCCAAGGAGTAATGAAGAACATATCTAAACATTTAATGCAATTTCACTATATGATACACCCGCCCTTGAGGATTCCGATAGAGTCATCATATTCAGCATAAGCATGCACTCAGTTTTCAAACCAGATGCCCATGAGTAAATATTCAAAAGACTGTACCGATTTTAGAAATTGCATCCCTATCCCATGGGTCCAAAAGGACAGGGACTACAAAATTCACAATGCTTGGATT encodes the following:
- the LOC125683644 gene encoding uncharacterized protein LOC125683644, with the protein product MIHNMAIPQGLDDCFTRYAQKTSITHTVGQSINWICVHQYMWQQNGMHKWFNYNVTSHANVWYSRLLVFPNRRRLTNTGPVKVRKEIRMMSDLERHKFFRAIQMLKADKTIFPNKYDALAALHQGITETAAHGGPNFLGWHRVFLIMFENAIREKIPDATLPFWDSTLDEPMANPVASVIWSDRFLGNGNGIVNTGPFADWSTPAGPLVRNIANTGQLFRRSVIQNILSRKRLGEITEPHAFTPFNLEFHHGEVHMWIDGQMGELTTAAMDPVFFLHHAYIDYVWEKFRAQQRRNNIDPARDYPSIVNHTLHLPTAMLGLGNFRNIDSFSEYIINGIYRYDDSPSCTAFNRNCGSPYFNCMNIKTEWVCVSVDQARMPPMQQNVMVDNNMRMQQQQHMNFQQQMARFSKLRIPNMNINVHRVGPNSMPNSRPAVVPRMGHNMLMSVRKDRANPMGFEVFQVPSPTRAGPTSFQGMNVGIPRIRGTGPDVNRMIQGMINNKIQNSMLPPNPSPSTSSQETCPVIPVNRPYQNTFNINGVSDMRQWVYLPVDVVYKRPPEYKRYNAFPVINGRPLRQTDIYEPDAYATLKVPLDTGRPASYSSCNTGQFGAGAVFIQSNGINYVGNYKEYAIVDHRLAISSSTAFVAIKNPGYGATDVMLSAYDSCGRICRPYCKIPNSQLDESQPCSGMLRVTSGYPRLYAKDYGEAVSNTWNLGQSCPRKMSRQVYMTFYCDYEESWPMPGVVPVVPPTPPPMPVLLIPSAPPSSSDATCDIGDGCVLPGECTVCVGTVQKCQNSCDQYAVCMYGQYIPDKCAAGTIYNAATHVCVPGSCSEEADPTATAIDL